In a single window of the Chondrocystis sp. NIES-4102 genome:
- a CDS encoding CheW protein: MSNLTIKSNTNKLLASKNNTIKLLIFEVGKLTLSLPILQVQKVIKQQPLHGSGLSYVNLTHIEEQEVVIVDLHQKLFKINQEDTSGYFIISKNITGEPLGIKVELAPTLIDVASNNIRLIPNSYRRSDTLAIASHVTVISKPNQASLTIFILDLERLI; this comes from the coding sequence ATGAGTAATCTAACCATCAAATCAAATACGAATAAGCTATTAGCCAGTAAAAATAATACTATTAAACTTTTAATCTTTGAAGTTGGTAAATTAACTTTATCTTTACCGATTTTACAAGTTCAAAAAGTGATTAAACAGCAGCCCTTACATGGTAGTGGTTTGAGTTATGTAAATTTAACTCATATAGAGGAACAAGAAGTAGTTATTGTTGATTTACATCAAAAACTTTTTAAAATTAATCAAGAAGATACTTCTGGATATTTTATTATCAGTAAAAATATTACAGGTGAACCGTTAGGTATTAAGGTCGAGTTAGCCCCAACTTTAATTGATGTAGCTAGTAATAACATTCGCCTAATTCCTAATTCTTATCGTCGTTCAGATACTTTAGCGATCGCTAGTCACGTTACGGTTATTTCTAAACCAAATCAAGCTAGTTTAACAATCTTTATTCTCGACTTAGAGCGATTAATTTAA
- a CDS encoding CheA signal transduction histidine kinase, with translation MSLNSDIRDQAYQFFIEEAQELLQVLETGLLDLREDHSTPKVHELMRAAHSIKGGAASVELNAIELLAHRLEDFFKALYSDGIEFDAELEGLLLQGYDCLRNPLAEQIESGTFDTQAALLNAEPVFAALEIRLEDALKNAESYIPSANDLGVDIVHSIFEVDVTQSLNDLQTIANNPDAYDIKAQLHVQLEVFAGFGELFNLPGFNEIISTAQTALQYNSDEAEPLLRNRALEILQALIADCTLATAQILSGDRNFGGEVSATLKALAQSTSEVSEDKAIAHFEQDNIWDTVSPSPQDLAADVFGAIPVSSNELDNVFGAIPVSSNELDNVFGAIPTPGNELDDVFGAIPTPGNELDDVFGAIPTPGNESEVNELDNVFGAIPTPGNESEVNELDDVFGAIPDGLETSPPTIQPEQIETVIETITEIFDTLPSVESVPESLTLSPKKAQVKSKTVAKAPTQAATKLSVKVDLERLERMNNLVGELTINRNSLALQNQQLQLNVAELGQKFLNFRELTQKLRDISDIMLLEQRSQSLRNPLTEVNTASYQSSTTPLLLDGATEFDALEMDSYSSLYASLQEILEEIVQLEESVDDITIFAKQSDRTISNQRQMLNQVRDELMWVRMLPLDQILQRFPRTLRDLSSKYQKPVELKLTGTGVLVDKAVLEKLSDPLLHLLRNGFDHGIESPEVREKQGKSPQGLIEIHAYYQGNQTVIEVKDDGKGLDLNKIKDKAIERGLISPTAAATASIEALYELIFEPGFSTASKVSEISGRGVGMNIVRSQIESLKGKITVSSIPGEGSTFTLRLPLTLTISKLLVCSLGSTAFAIPSDSIIEILIPTVEQIKFANQQKFLSWNNKLIAVYPLQEILQYNCPVAETDSYNKAFKSITPPKEWLAPLLLLRRGQEFFALEVVSLLSEQELVIKPYGKAIAPPAYSYGCTILSDGSLIPVLEGAALINSILGQEVSYQAGVSKLTPSISDMETVTNVQDGLIGQVTNSNINSNKITLVKTIMVVDDSTALRRTMALTLEKQGYRVLQKKDGKDALDGFGQNPAIDLIICDIEMPTMNGFEFLGMRRRDPALAKIPTFMLTSRSGAKHRNLAMQLGANGYFTKPYIEQEFVAEVKKVLADSK, from the coding sequence ATGTCACTCAATTCTGATATCCGCGATCAAGCGTATCAATTTTTTATCGAAGAAGCTCAAGAACTATTACAGGTTTTAGAAACAGGTTTACTTGATCTGCGAGAAGATCATAGCACTCCCAAAGTACATGAGTTGATGCGGGCTGCTCATTCAATTAAAGGTGGGGCAGCTAGTGTAGAATTAAATGCTATTGAACTCTTAGCTCATCGTCTTGAAGACTTTTTTAAAGCTCTTTATAGTGATGGTATTGAATTTGACGCAGAATTGGAAGGATTATTGTTACAAGGATATGATTGTTTACGTAATCCTTTAGCAGAACAAATTGAGTCTGGAACTTTTGATACTCAAGCAGCTTTATTAAATGCCGAGCCTGTGTTTGCAGCTTTGGAAATAAGGTTAGAGGATGCACTAAAAAATGCTGAAAGTTATATACCTAGTGCTAATGATTTAGGAGTTGATATTGTTCATTCTATTTTTGAGGTTGATGTCACTCAAAGTTTGAACGATTTACAAACAATCGCCAATAATCCTGATGCTTATGATATCAAAGCCCAATTACACGTACAATTAGAAGTCTTTGCAGGGTTTGGAGAATTATTTAACCTACCTGGTTTTAATGAGATTATCAGCACGGCTCAAACGGCTTTACAATACAATAGCGATGAGGCGGAGCCTCTGCTACGCAATCGCGCTTTAGAAATTCTTCAAGCATTAATTGCAGATTGTACCTTAGCCACAGCACAAATTTTATCAGGCGATCGCAATTTTGGTGGTGAGGTGTCAGCCACTTTAAAAGCCTTGGCTCAATCTACTTCGGAAGTATCAGAAGATAAGGCGATCGCTCATTTTGAGCAAGATAATATTTGGGATACTGTGTCTCCATCTCCTCAAGATTTAGCAGCAGATGTATTTGGTGCTATTCCTGTTTCTAGTAATGAATTAGATAATGTATTTGGTGCTATTCCTGTTTCTAGTAATGAATTAGATAACGTATTTGGTGCTATTCCTACTCCTGGTAATGAATTAGATGATGTATTTGGTGCTATTCCTACTCCTGGTAATGAATTAGATGATGTATTTGGTGCTATTCCTACTCCTGGTAATGAATCTGAGGTAAATGAATTAGATAATGTATTTGGTGCTATTCCTACTCCTGGTAATGAATCTGAGGTAAATGAATTAGATGATGTATTTGGTGCTATTCCCGATGGGTTAGAAACATCTCCACCAACCATTCAACCAGAGCAAATAGAAACGGTTATTGAAACTATCACAGAAATCTTTGATACCCTACCATCTGTAGAAAGTGTTCCAGAATCTTTAACCTTATCTCCGAAAAAAGCTCAAGTAAAATCTAAAACTGTTGCCAAAGCTCCCACTCAAGCTGCTACCAAGCTATCTGTTAAAGTCGATTTAGAACGCTTAGAGCGGATGAATAACTTAGTGGGTGAGTTGACAATTAACCGTAACAGTTTAGCCTTACAGAATCAGCAGTTACAACTTAATGTTGCTGAATTAGGTCAAAAATTTCTAAATTTTAGAGAACTTACGCAAAAACTTAGAGATATATCAGACATAATGCTCTTAGAACAAAGATCTCAAAGTTTACGCAATCCTTTAACTGAAGTTAACACTGCATCCTATCAATCTTCTACCACACCCTTATTATTGGATGGCGCAACGGAATTTGATGCTTTAGAAATGGATAGCTACAGTAGTTTGTATGCTTCCTTACAAGAAATATTAGAAGAAATAGTTCAATTAGAAGAAAGTGTTGATGATATAACTATTTTCGCTAAACAATCTGATCGCACTATTAGTAATCAACGCCAAATGTTAAATCAGGTGCGTGATGAGCTTATGTGGGTAAGAATGTTACCACTAGATCAGATTTTACAGCGTTTCCCTCGTACTCTACGGGATCTCAGTAGTAAATATCAAAAACCTGTAGAACTTAAATTAACTGGTACTGGGGTTCTAGTTGACAAGGCAGTATTAGAGAAATTGTCAGATCCTTTATTGCATTTGCTGCGTAATGGTTTTGATCATGGAATTGAATCTCCCGAAGTGCGTGAAAAACAGGGTAAATCGCCTCAAGGGTTAATTGAAATTCATGCTTATTATCAAGGTAATCAAACTGTCATTGAAGTAAAGGATGATGGTAAAGGTTTGGATTTAAATAAGATTAAAGATAAAGCTATAGAAAGAGGTTTAATATCTCCCACCGCAGCAGCAACAGCTAGTATTGAAGCACTATATGAATTAATTTTTGAACCAGGTTTTTCTACTGCAAGTAAGGTAAGTGAGATATCTGGGCGCGGAGTTGGTATGAATATAGTACGTTCTCAGATAGAAAGTCTCAAAGGTAAAATTACTGTAAGTTCGATTCCTGGAGAGGGTTCTACTTTTACTTTACGCTTACCTTTAACTCTAACTATTTCTAAATTATTAGTTTGTTCTTTAGGATCAACAGCCTTTGCTATTCCTTCTGATAGTATTATTGAAATTCTTATTCCTACAGTTGAACAGATTAAATTTGCCAATCAACAAAAGTTTTTATCATGGAATAACAAGTTAATTGCTGTCTATCCACTTCAGGAAATTCTACAATATAATTGCCCCGTTGCTGAAACAGATTCTTATAATAAGGCTTTTAAGAGTATTACCCCACCTAAAGAATGGTTAGCACCTTTACTATTATTACGCAGAGGACAAGAATTCTTCGCCTTAGAAGTAGTTAGTTTACTTAGTGAACAAGAATTAGTAATTAAACCCTATGGAAAAGCGATCGCTCCTCCTGCTTATAGTTATGGTTGTACTATCTTAAGTGATGGAAGTTTAATTCCCGTATTGGAGGGGGCTGCTTTAATTAATAGTATTTTAGGGCAAGAAGTTAGTTATCAGGCTGGGGTATCTAAATTAACTCCATCGATTTCTGATATGGAAACTGTAACTAATGTTCAAGATGGTTTAATTGGACAAGTTACAAATAGCAATATCAATTCTAATAAGATAACTTTAGTTAAAACGATCATGGTTGTCGATGATTCTACCGCTCTACGGCGCACGATGGCTTTAACTTTAGAAAAACAAGGATATCGAGTTCTTCAGAAAAAAGATGGTAAGGATGCACTAGATGGATTTGGGCAAAATCCAGCCATTGATTTGATTATTTGCGACATTGAAATGCCTACGATGAATGGTTTTGAATTTTTGGGTATGCGTCGTCGAGATCCTGCTTTAGCTAAAATTCCCACCTTTATGTTAACCTCCCGTAGTGGTGCAAAACATCGCAATTTAGCAATGCAATTGGGGGCAAATGGATATTTTACTAAGCCTTATATTGAGCAAGAATTTGTAGCTGAGGTTAAGAAGGTTTTAGCTGATTCTAAATAG
- a CDS encoding methyl-accepting chemotaxis sensory transducer with phytochrome sensor: MTNEMTNPKRDRYIESSLDLDLLAEGRLISTASWWQRQNIRFKTTVLAIAIGTIPTIMIGSIAYYFANQSIAREIVTSKQQTATGVADKVAFFMRERYGDIQIMASLSILTDRELRSQTSVEAKQAALDQFIKAYGIYDSIAVFDLNGNVIAQSTGEILGNHRDRSYFQTALKTDALVLSQPTISKSSGSSVVYLAAPVKDIRDNTNIGVIRARMPVKHLRDVILAERTEKNYLLDNQGKIFATSDEQEYQDILNSETKNQPASDRFSIYPSLQKSSQKTTKIADKLLLSYIPFNNFQDKLRSQLPDLGWSTITTEDRQLVFAPQRQLQQVFIIGTTIVALGIGAIAILLAKRILRPLLSAASAVQEIGRGNLDARIKIQGSDEIAQLGDNINRMASQLADFVQIQALLAQQAEAIKNITLKLAIANEITEIIDLAVGESYQVLSPQGVIYYQFQSKTAGRVVSEFKATGLDTMMNVDIFSSNVITEYFTQHQEDKLQVEVINDLSVADLSFSAQQLQSLKAQASLIAPVVIDDKLDGLLIAYHSTNHTWIDREINLITQVANQMGLASTRLELVRQQKIAQISEKSAKEAIQSRALELLKEVYSAAEGDLTIKAKVTEDEIGTIADSYNSTIASVRKLVNQAKSAAIEVQNNTLANDLAVQELAQEARIQADTITQMLEQVKAMEGASNQVAYNAASADNCVKEATTTLNNSDRAMNQTVAQINAVKITVTETAAKAQKLGESSQEISQAVNLISRFAAQTHLLALKASIEAARAGEQGKGFAVIADEVRSLATQSAEATAEIETLVTKIQLDTNQVVEAMNQSTGKIVTGNELLQQTRQSLQEVSQVSEQISNLVSSITQATEVQSETSTQVSQAMVKVAAIAENNSQSATQVFTSIRELSVIAEKLQSSIDKFKT; this comes from the coding sequence ATGACAAATGAAATGACGAATCCTAAGCGCGATCGCTATATAGAATCATCTTTAGATCTTGATTTGTTGGCTGAGGGAAGATTAATCTCTACTGCTTCCTGGTGGCAAAGACAAAATATTCGTTTTAAAACAACAGTTTTAGCAATTGCTATCGGTACTATCCCCACTATCATGATTGGTTCAATTGCCTATTATTTCGCCAATCAATCAATTGCACGTGAGATTGTAACATCAAAACAACAGACGGCAACGGGAGTAGCGGATAAGGTAGCGTTTTTTATGCGTGAACGTTACGGTGATATTCAAATTATGGCGAGTTTGAGTATTTTAACTGATCGCGAGCTTAGATCTCAAACAAGTGTTGAGGCAAAACAAGCAGCTTTAGATCAATTTATTAAAGCATATGGGATTTATGACAGTATTGCTGTCTTTGATCTTAATGGCAATGTGATTGCTCAGTCTACAGGGGAAATATTGGGAAACCATCGAGATCGTAGTTATTTTCAAACAGCTTTAAAAACTGATGCTCTAGTGTTGAGTCAACCTACAATTTCCAAAAGTTCGGGAAGTTCAGTAGTTTATTTGGCTGCTCCTGTTAAAGATATAAGAGATAATACGAATATTGGCGTAATTAGAGCTAGAATGCCTGTTAAACATCTACGGGATGTAATTTTAGCAGAGAGAACAGAAAAAAATTACTTATTAGATAATCAGGGAAAAATCTTTGCAACTTCTGATGAACAGGAATATCAAGATATTTTAAATTCAGAGACTAAAAATCAGCCAGCCAGCGATCGCTTTTCTATCTATCCTTCGTTACAAAAATCATCCCAAAAGACTACCAAAATTGCTGATAAATTACTACTATCCTATATTCCCTTTAATAATTTTCAAGATAAACTCCGTTCACAACTGCCCGATTTAGGGTGGAGTACGATTACTACTGAAGATCGACAATTAGTATTTGCTCCGCAAAGACAACTACAGCAAGTATTTATTATAGGTACAACTATTGTAGCTTTAGGTATAGGAGCGATCGCAATTCTTTTAGCTAAACGTATTCTGCGCCCTCTATTATCTGCTGCTTCTGCAGTACAAGAAATCGGAAGAGGTAACTTAGATGCAAGGATAAAAATCCAAGGATCCGATGAAATAGCGCAATTAGGGGATAATATCAACCGCATGGCGAGCCAATTAGCTGACTTTGTGCAAATTCAAGCCCTACTCGCTCAACAAGCCGAAGCAATTAAAAACATCACTTTAAAACTAGCGATCGCTAATGAAATTACAGAGATTATAGATTTAGCTGTGGGAGAAAGCTATCAAGTTTTATCCCCACAGGGAGTTATCTATTATCAATTTCAAAGTAAAACCGCAGGCAGGGTGGTTAGTGAGTTCAAGGCTACAGGTTTAGATACTATGATGAATGTAGATATCTTTTCCTCCAATGTAATTACAGAATATTTTACCCAGCATCAAGAAGATAAGCTGCAAGTAGAAGTTATCAATGATCTTTCAGTAGCAGATTTATCATTCTCCGCTCAACAATTACAGTCTTTAAAAGCACAAGCTAGTTTAATTGCCCCCGTGGTAATAGACGACAAACTCGATGGTTTATTAATTGCTTATCACTCAACCAATCATACCTGGATAGATAGAGAAATCAACTTAATCACTCAAGTTGCTAACCAAATGGGGTTAGCCAGTACTCGCCTAGAATTAGTAAGACAACAAAAAATAGCTCAGATTAGTGAAAAATCTGCTAAAGAAGCAATTCAGAGTCGCGCATTAGAGCTACTAAAAGAAGTATATAGTGCTGCCGAAGGAGATTTAACCATTAAAGCAAAAGTTACCGAAGACGAAATTGGTACAATTGCAGATTCCTACAACTCAACCATCGCCAGTGTAAGAAAACTAGTTAATCAGGCAAAATCAGCAGCTATTGAAGTACAAAACAATACTCTTGCCAATGATTTAGCAGTACAGGAGTTGGCTCAAGAGGCAAGGATACAAGCAGATACAATTACTCAAATGCTTGAGCAAGTAAAAGCAATGGAGGGAGCAAGTAATCAGGTTGCCTACAATGCAGCGTCAGCCGATAATTGTGTCAAAGAAGCTACAACAACCCTAAATAATAGTGATCGGGCGATGAACCAAACAGTTGCCCAAATCAATGCTGTAAAAATAACTGTTACCGAAACCGCAGCTAAAGCCCAAAAACTGGGAGAATCATCACAAGAAATTTCCCAAGCAGTTAATCTAATTAGTCGTTTTGCTGCTCAAACCCATCTACTCGCCCTCAAAGCCTCTATTGAAGCAGCACGGGCAGGAGAACAAGGAAAAGGGTTTGCAGTCATTGCCGATGAAGTTCGTTCTTTAGCAACCCAGTCAGCTGAAGCCACGGCAGAAATTGAAACTTTAGTTACCAAGATTCAATTAGATACCAATCAAGTAGTAGAAGCCATGAATCAAAGTACAGGGAAAATTGTTACAGGAAATGAACTACTACAGCAGACACGTCAAAGCCTACAAGAAGTAAGTCAAGTGAGTGAGCAAATCAGTAATTTGGTAAGTTCAATTACCCAAGCAACAGAGGTACAGTCGGAAACTTCAACACAAGTTAGTCAGGCGATGGTTAAAGTAGCAGCGATTGCTGAGAATAATTCCCAGTCGGCAACCCAGGTATTTACATCTATCCGAGAACTATCAGTAATAGCGGAAAAACTCCAGTCAAGTATCGATAAATTCAAAACTTAG
- a CDS encoding methyl-accepting chemotaxis sensory transducer with GAF sensor has translation MNNLPDFQHLESEPPQVSVNSDLSGTKTSFVQQLYSLPIKRKTALIPWFSFGGLILVLGAGGLIIYGTLKNQLLQQAESRLAVTDIQYNIKIDQMGFGFRGQSDNSAIIAAATSVAQGQPLTADLRTQVTKILQNEIKTRKIEYATLVGRDKKIIVNANANRAGQTFDPNGLVSQVLKNPQQIKTSQILSWQELQIEKPPLPNGLQAADVLVRYTATPLFNADKSQVLGVLISGDIVNGKSTIVENTVAAFGKSQSYSAVYLYQLSGDFSLSTSWNNFLGETQTDITLDNTNILNQAIANPEAIITGFDRVKGKSLALAAHAITNETGEAVGVVVYGSPKSSINSLLYSSLLTQFLLAIIVLIILIYLSKILEQAISGPIQTLQKVAQEFSEGNTQVRASIVTTDEVGLLGTTFNLLADSIEINEAKLKQDAERSRILKEIALDIATARNIEQLLQLAVDTSKRVLQVERVIYHQFDANWQGKVIAEAVDLNYPAILNTQIDDPCFAQGYAEKYQQGEVKAIANIYQAGLQDCHLKMLEPFAIIASLIVPVVINERLVGLLIAHQCSEPKTWQADEINLLSQIAYQVGNALEKIELSNKQKQAEQQERTAKENLQRRALELLMEVDPVSRGDLTVRVKVQEDEIGTIGDSYNATIESLRKLVAQVQSAASLVFATTSDKDLSIQELSLGAAAQTEEIKAALTKIEGITQSIQAVASNAKSAEAAVLKAAETVKAGDDAMNQTVAGFQEIRDTVAATAKKVKRLGESSQKISKVVNVISNFADQTNLLALNASIEAAHAGEEGRGFAVVADEVRSLARKSAEATAEIEALVAEIQAETNEVVAAMESGTEQVVAGTKLVDRTRDSLIEIADVSQVINKFVAEIAAATVEQSQDSQLVSQTMLQVAAISNKTASEVDDVSASFKELLAVAQQLQSSVAEFKVG, from the coding sequence ATGAATAATCTCCCTGATTTTCAGCATCTTGAATCAGAGCCACCTCAAGTCTCTGTAAATTCAGATTTGTCAGGTACAAAAACATCTTTTGTGCAACAACTCTATAGTTTACCCATTAAACGTAAAACCGCTTTGATTCCTTGGTTTAGCTTTGGGGGATTAATTTTGGTTTTGGGGGCTGGGGGGTTAATTATCTACGGAACTTTGAAAAATCAATTACTCCAGCAAGCTGAGTCTCGATTAGCTGTTACTGATATTCAATACAACATCAAAATTGACCAAATGGGTTTTGGTTTTCGCGGACAATCTGATAACTCAGCGATTATAGCTGCTGCTACTAGTGTTGCTCAAGGTCAACCTTTAACGGCTGATTTAAGAACACAAGTAACCAAAATTCTGCAAAACGAAATTAAAACCCGTAAGATTGAATACGCTACTTTGGTAGGTAGAGATAAAAAAATCATTGTCAATGCTAATGCCAATCGAGCAGGGCAAACTTTTGATCCCAACGGTTTAGTTAGTCAGGTATTAAAAAATCCGCAACAAATTAAAACTAGTCAAATTCTAAGTTGGCAGGAACTACAGATAGAAAAACCACCTCTGCCTAACGGTTTACAAGCAGCAGATGTTTTAGTTCGCTACACGGCAACCCCTCTGTTTAATGCTGATAAAAGTCAGGTATTGGGCGTTTTAATATCAGGAGATATTGTTAATGGCAAATCAACCATTGTTGAAAATACCGTAGCTGCTTTTGGCAAAAGTCAAAGTTATAGTGCTGTCTATTTATATCAATTAAGCGGAGACTTTAGTTTATCGACTTCTTGGAATAACTTTCTAGGAGAAACACAAACAGATATTACTCTAGATAATACTAATATTTTAAATCAAGCGATCGCTAACCCTGAAGCTATAATTACTGGTTTTGATCGTGTTAAGGGCAAAAGCTTGGCCTTAGCTGCCCATGCCATTACCAATGAAACAGGAGAAGCGGTTGGGGTTGTAGTTTATGGTAGTCCCAAAAGCTCCATTAACAGTTTGCTCTATAGCAGCTTACTGACGCAATTTTTATTAGCTATCATTGTCTTAATTATACTGATCTATTTAAGTAAAATCCTCGAACAAGCCATTTCAGGGCCGATACAAACTCTGCAAAAGGTAGCTCAAGAATTTTCTGAAGGTAACACCCAAGTAAGGGCTTCAATAGTCACTACGGATGAAGTAGGTTTGTTGGGTACTACTTTTAATCTTTTGGCAGATTCGATTGAAATTAATGAGGCAAAATTAAAACAAGACGCAGAACGATCGCGCATACTTAAGGAAATCGCCCTAGATATTGCCACTGCGCGGAATATTGAGCAACTTCTACAATTAGCTGTTGATACTAGTAAAAGAGTTTTACAAGTAGAGCGGGTAATTTACCATCAGTTTGATGCCAATTGGCAAGGAAAAGTAATTGCCGAAGCAGTAGATCTAAATTATCCTGCAATTTTAAATACTCAAATAGATGATCCCTGTTTTGCTCAAGGTTATGCCGAAAAATATCAACAGGGAGAAGTTAAAGCGATCGCTAATATCTATCAAGCGGGTTTACAAGACTGTCATTTGAAGATGTTAGAGCCGTTTGCAATCATAGCTAGTTTAATTGTACCTGTGGTGATTAATGAACGGTTAGTTGGTTTGTTGATTGCCCATCAATGTAGCGAGCCTAAAACCTGGCAAGCAGATGAAATTAATTTGCTTTCTCAAATAGCATATCAAGTAGGAAATGCTCTAGAAAAAATTGAATTATCTAATAAACAAAAGCAAGCAGAGCAACAGGAAAGAACAGCTAAAGAAAATCTTCAGCGTCGAGCTTTGGAATTATTAATGGAAGTTGATCCTGTCAGTAGAGGGGATTTGACAGTACGGGTAAAAGTTCAGGAGGATGAGATTGGTACAATTGGCGACTCATATAACGCCACCATTGAAAGTTTGCGTAAGTTGGTAGCACAAGTACAATCTGCTGCCAGTTTGGTGTTTGCTACCACTAGCGATAAGGATCTCTCCATTCAAGAATTATCTTTAGGTGCAGCAGCCCAAACAGAAGAAATTAAAGCAGCTTTAACTAAGATTGAAGGGATTACTCAATCAATTCAGGCTGTGGCAAGTAATGCTAAATCCGCAGAGGCTGCCGTACTCAAAGCTGCCGAAACCGTCAAAGCAGGTGATGATGCAATGAATCAGACGGTGGCAGGATTCCAAGAGATACGGGATACAGTAGCAGCTACAGCCAAAAAGGTAAAACGTTTAGGGGAGTCATCTCAGAAAATTTCTAAGGTGGTTAATGTAATTAGTAATTTTGCTGATCAAACAAATCTTTTAGCTCTCAATGCTTCTATTGAGGCTGCCCACGCAGGGGAAGAAGGAAGAGGGTTTGCAGTGGTTGCCGATGAAGTGCGATCGCTAGCTCGTAAGTCTGCGGAGGCGACAGCAGAAATTGAGGCTTTGGTAGCAGAAATTCAAGCAGAAACCAATGAAGTGGTGGCAGCTATGGAATCGGGTACAGAGCAAGTAGTAGCTGGAACAAAATTAGTCGATCGCACCCGTGATTCTTTGATTGAAATTGCTGATGTTAGCCAAGTAATTAATAAATTTGTGGCAGAAATTGCTGCTGCGACAGTCGAACAATCCCAAGACTCCCAATTGGTTAGTCAAACTATGCTCCAAGTTGCTGCTATTTCTAATAAAACTGCTAGTGAGGTGGATGATGTATCAGCTTCATTTAAAGAATTACTTGCGGTGGCACAACAGCTACAAAGCAGTGTGGCTGAATTTAAAGTCGGCTAA
- a CDS encoding CheW protein, giving the protein MSESLNELSIINSGQTLVNENEITQFLRFKLYPDMQVMLPLQEITEVLKIKFGQIVPIPDMPPWVMGVYNWRGDILWMLDIGHLIGFNSWYQQASNRSYQTAIVLSAINDNKTNTSNIHLGLVVAAVEDIEICDTATIQSPPSSAVTTQLAPFLRGYWLQPEGEMILVLDGRSIVAAMPSLAN; this is encoded by the coding sequence GTGTCTGAATCATTAAACGAGTTAAGTATCATAAATTCTGGTCAAACCCTGGTAAATGAAAACGAAATTACTCAATTTTTAAGATTTAAGCTTTATCCAGATATGCAGGTAATGCTACCACTTCAGGAAATTACAGAAGTGTTAAAAATTAAGTTTGGTCAGATTGTGCCGATTCCAGATATGCCACCCTGGGTAATGGGCGTTTATAACTGGCGGGGGGATATTTTATGGATGTTAGATATAGGACATTTAATTGGTTTTAACTCTTGGTATCAGCAAGCAAGCAACCGCTCATATCAAACAGCGATTGTTTTGTCTGCCATTAATGACAATAAAACTAATACTTCTAATATCCATTTAGGTTTAGTAGTTGCTGCTGTAGAAGATATTGAAATTTGCGACACAGCAACCATCCAATCACCACCAAGTTCGGCGGTAACAACGCAGCTTGCTCCTTTTTTACGAGGATATTGGCTACAACCTGAAGGTGAAATGATTTTAGTTCTTGATGGACGGTCAATTGTCGCTGCTATGCCCAGTTTGGCTAATTAA
- a CDS encoding response regulator receiver protein, with product MGYTLIVDDSATERSIITSCLKEIGINVSVALSGEEALEKIEQNSPDLIVLDVVLPGKSGFEICRELKGSENTNKIPIILCSTKGTEMDKFWGMKQGANAYIPKPIDQEELVRKVKELIP from the coding sequence ATGGGATACACTCTAATTGTTGATGATTCTGCGACAGAAAGGTCGATTATTACTAGTTGTTTAAAAGAAATTGGCATTAATGTTTCAGTTGCTCTTAGTGGAGAAGAAGCATTAGAAAAAATTGAGCAAAATTCTCCAGATTTAATCGTTTTAGATGTAGTTTTGCCAGGTAAAAGTGGTTTTGAGATTTGCCGTGAACTTAAAGGTTCAGAAAATACTAATAAAATTCCCATCATTCTCTGTTCAACAAAAGGGACAGAAATGGATAAATTTTGGGGTATGAAGCAAGGGGCAAATGCCTATATTCCTAAACCGATTGATCAAGAAGAATTAGTACGTAAGGTAAAAGAATTAATTCCGTAA